actgactgacttgtgtgtgcttgcttttcagtacagagtttttcaaatcttggtgataacagtgagatcgccacccttagttcattttcaatgttcaactttgccctgtatttggtcttgatggaggccactgcagaaaagcccacctcacagaggtaggatgtggcaaaagggaggagtatggccacagcctttccacccaacagtgggtagtctttttccaccccaatccaaaaggcagacagtgacttggccctaaactgctgtttgtatcctatgtctgaggtcacatcaatgaactgttcctgttcagtaacactgagatgagcaggtggccttgtattgaaggggtctgtgatccattcagtgtgccaaatccataacaggaaagtacctctgaaaatgttgttggagggcaaaaatgtgtgaacgaatgcatggcatgattgtgttgtgactgttggtgttatggagaaatgaatgcaagttctgaaagcaatctgttgttccctcctcaatcatctttccccacagttccaatttccttgtaaatgactgcattttagcgacaagctaagggagatgggtgttgggtccttgcatttgcagattcagttcgttcagtttttggaaaatgtcactgaggtaggcaactgtcatcaggaaccgttcgtcgttgtaacagagtgccagtgcatgattctcctcctcgagaaaaatccgtatctcctctcgcagctcaaacaccctgttcaataccttcccacgtgacagccatcgcgcttcgctgtgaaacagaactgccgtgtgtttggagcccatttcttcacagagagcagcaaagagtcgagctttaacagggcgcgttttgatataattgacagtggcgattacgtccgtcatcaccttgttcagttcgggactcagctgcttcgatgccaacgcttctcggtgaatcatacagtgggtccactgcacattgggggacacacactttatgagcgcttgtagcccactgcgcttcctagccatagcctgagccccgtccgtacacactccaacacagcacTCCCACTTCAATTTTGCCTCTTGCAAATAAGTATCAATCACTCGGAACAGTTCATCAGCAGTGGCTCGTGTTTTCACCTCCTTGCAGAATAGCAGATCCTCTCTCATGTCCTCTGTATCAACGAAACGGATGTACGTGATTAATAAACAGTCTCGGTTGCTGTCAGTGGCTTCGTCGACCTGCAGAGCAAACCGGGTGCTTGCACGTACTCGGTCGGTGAGCTGCTCCTCAATGTCGCCAGCGATGTCATGTATGCGTCTTCCAATCGTATTATTTGAGAGGGGGATCGCCCGTAACTTGTTTGCTGTTGCCTCGTCGACCATGGTCCTCACCATTTCAATGGCACAGGGCAGGATCACCTCCTCCGCTTCTGTGTGTGGCTTCTTGCTCTGCGCAAGGAGGTAGGCCACTTTGTAGGAGGCGAGCTGGGCATTGACATTGACAGACGCAACTTTAGTGAAGTTCACCCGTTGTGCCTGAAAGTTCAAAATTTTCCGCCGAAAGAATTCAACCGGCTTGTCCTTGTGTTCGGGGTGTGCCGTGTCCAGGTGACGCTTCAGCTTGTTTGGCTTTAAACTTTCTGTCGCCAGCACCTTCAGACAGAGAACACACTGTGGTCGTTCCTCACCACCCACCAATGTGCTCGTAAAGCCCATTTCGATGTATGCATCATcatactgccttatctttttcgctgccgaagtgcatgggaactcgtcctgtgcagcagccttgcgttttgtaggaagcacgcgtagaaacttgtccatgttgtcataaagtcgccgtccgatgttttgttctgaatctcaaaatagggacctgttttatacagtttgt
The Neoarius graeffei isolate fNeoGra1 chromosome 8, fNeoGra1.pri, whole genome shotgun sequence genome window above contains:
- the LOC132889923 gene encoding zinc finger BED domain-containing protein 5-like, coding for MDKFLRVLPTKRKAAAQDEFPCTSAAKKIRQYDDAYIEMGFTSTLVGGEERPQCVLCLKVLATESLKPNKLKRHLDTAHPEHKDKPVEFFRRKILNFQAQRVNFTKVASVNVNAQLASYKVAYLLAQSKKPHTEAEEVILPCAIEMVRTMVDEATANKLRAIPLSNNTIGRRIHDIAGDIEEQLTDRVRASTRFALQVDEATDSNRDCLLITYIRFVDTEDMREDLLFCKEVKTRATADELFRVIDTYLQELTKEKCFRDPGVLHPDKVSSPAKLYFDYLTFNTSDAAVFKDLDIGDLVLPLDTTY